The stretch of DNA TGTACCTGCGGGACAAGGTGGCGACGCCAAAAGCGCGCTGACAGGCCGCTGCAGAGCTGTTCGCCACCACGAGCCCGCGTGGCGAGCGTGTCAATCGTCAGGTTTTCGTGCCAGTTTCCGGTGGCTTTTAAACCTTTTGCATTTTCTGTGTTCTAGTTATCACTCGGCATTTGCGTAGTCGGCGAGGTGCCGCTAAATTGCCATCATCGATATCGAGCATGTGATTATGCGCATAGACGGCATTTCCTCTCAGTCCTACCCCATCAAGCGCAAGCCTCGCAAAGGCAGCGTGCTGCTGGACGACTCCCTCGAGGACGCAGATGCCGTCGAAGTCCAGCCCGAGACTTCAGCCCAGGCGCGCTCCCAGGCTTCCGCCGGGCGCACCAGCAACCTGCCCGCCCGTCCGCAGGACATGATCTTCCACCGCGCCATGAAAAGAAGCGTGGCCAATGCCCTGGCCAGTTACCTGACCACCGCCGGTTTCGTCGATTGGGATATGGAAGTGGTGGGTCTCGACCTGCACATCTGATGTTGCTGCCTTATTACCTCGGTTGTCCTTCCTGGAGCGAAAACGCCTGGCGTGAGTACCTGTACCCGGAAAGCGCGCGGCCGACGGATTTTCTCGGCCTGTATTGCCAGGTCTTCAATGCCGTGGAAGGCAATACCACCTTCTATGCGCGCCCCGCCGAGGCCACGGTGCAGCGCTGGGCGCAGACCATGCCCGAACATTTCCGCTTCACCGCCAAGTTTCCCGGCGACATCAGCCATGGCGGCGACCTGCGCGAACAATTGGGCGCGGCCGAGAGCTTCCTGCAGTTGCTCAGCCCACTGGGCGAACGTGTTTCGCCGCTGTGGCTGCAACTGCCCGCAAGCTTCACACCGCAGCGCCTGGCGGAACTGGCGGGCTTTATCGACGCCCTGGAGCGGCCGTTGGCGGTGGAAGTCCGGCATCGGGATTTCTTCGCCAAGGGCGATGCCGAGCGCATGCTCAACCGCCTGCTGCTGGATCGTGGCGTGGAGCGCATCTGCCTCGACCCGCGCGCCTTGTTCAGTTGTACTTCCAGCGAGCCGTCGGTGCTCCATGCGCAATCGAAGAAACCCAAGGTACCGCCGCGCCCGGCCGCCTTCACCCAGTTTCCCCAGGTGCGCTTTATCGGTCATCCGGAGCTCGAGGCCAACGATCCATTCCTGGTGCCCTGGATCGACAAGGTCGCCGGCTGGATCGAGGAAGGGCGAACCCCCTACATCTTCCTGCACACCGCCGATAACCGCCTGGCCGCCGAGCTGGCGCGGCGTTTCCATGCGCGCCTGATGGAGCGCCTGCCTGGATTGCCGGCCTTGCCTGAGCTATACAGAGAGCCCGCCGCGGAGCAACTCGGCTTGCTCTGAGCGGGATCATTTCCCTGTCCAGGAGTCCGCCAATGGATGCGCAAACCCTTCGTGCCCAAACCTTCAAGGCCCTGCATGAGCGTGATCGGGCTTTCGTGATTCCCAACCCCTGGGACGCGGGCTCCGCC from Pseudomonas chlororaphis subsp. chlororaphis encodes:
- a CDS encoding DUF72 domain-containing protein, whose amino-acid sequence is MLLPYYLGCPSWSENAWREYLYPESARPTDFLGLYCQVFNAVEGNTTFYARPAEATVQRWAQTMPEHFRFTAKFPGDISHGGDLREQLGAAESFLQLLSPLGERVSPLWLQLPASFTPQRLAELAGFIDALERPLAVEVRHRDFFAKGDAERMLNRLLLDRGVERICLDPRALFSCTSSEPSVLHAQSKKPKVPPRPAAFTQFPQVRFIGHPELEANDPFLVPWIDKVAGWIEEGRTPYIFLHTADNRLAAELARRFHARLMERLPGLPALPELYREPAAEQLGLL